One segment of Leguminivora glycinivorella isolate SPB_JAAS2020 chromosome 12, LegGlyc_1.1, whole genome shotgun sequence DNA contains the following:
- the LOC125231561 gene encoding actin-related protein 2/3 complex subunit 1A-B, with amino-acid sequence MSQTLTFGDSCAPITCHAWNKDRTQIAFSPNNNEVHIYQKEGNDWKQTNNLAEHDLRVMGIDWAPNTNRIVTCSVDRNAYVWTQGEDGKWTTTLVLLRINRAATCVKWSPMENKFAVGSGARLISICYFEKENNWWVSKHIKKPIRSTVTTLDWHPNNMLLVAGSADFKVRVFSAYIKDIEDQPGPNVWGTKLPLGQLLAEFPNSHSGGGWVHSVSFSADGNKVAWVGHDSSINVADANQKKEVIKLKTEYLPFLGCNWVTNNSLVVAGHSCIPLLYCHDGNGLRFVAKLDNTQRKESGGLSAMKKFQSLDRQARIETNDTFLDSIHQNAITSINLYKGTKANAKKFSTSGMDGQLVIWDLDSLERSIEGLKIQ; translated from the exons ATGTCTCAAACGCTGACTTTCGGTGACTCATGCGCTCCAATAACTTGCCATGCATGGAACAAGGATAGAACTC AAATTGCATTCTCTCCCAACAACAATGAGGTCCATATCTACCAAAAGGAGGGCAATGATTGGAAGCAAACCAACAATCTCGCCGAACATGACCTGAGGGTCATGGGCATTGACTGGGCGCCCAACACCAACCGCATTGTCACCTGCTCTGTCGATCGCAACGCTTATGTCTGGACCCAGGGCGAAGATGGCAAGTGGACCACCACTTTAGTACTTCTTCGCATCAACCGAGCTGCCACTTGCGTGAAATGGTCACCAATGGAAAACAAGTTTGCTGTCGGATCTGGCGCCCGCCTGATCTCTATTTGTTACTTCGAAAAGGAGAATAACTGGTGGGTCTCTAAGCATATCAAGAAGCCTATTCGCTCTACCGTGACTACTCTGGATTGGCATCCAAATAATATGCTGTTAGTGGCTGGCTCTGCTGATTTTAAGGTGAGGGTGTTCTCAGCTTATATCAAGGACATTGAAGACCAGCCTGGACCAAATGTGTGGGGAACTAAGCTCCCGTTGGGCCAGCTGCTTGCGGAATTCCCTAATTCTCATTCAGGCGGCGGCTGGGTCCATAGCGTGTCTTTCTCTGCTGACGGTAACAAAGTGGCCTGGGTCGGCCATGACAGCTCGATCAACGTTGCCGACGCCAATCAGAAGAAGGAAGTCATTAAACTGAAGACTGAATATCTGCCATTCCTGGGATGCAACTGGGTGACCAACAACTCCCTTGTTGTGGCAGGCCACAGCTGCATTCCACTACTCTACTGCCATGATGGAAACGGATTGAGGTTCGTTGCCAAGCTGGATAATACTCAGAGGAAGGAGTCTGGGGGACTTTCGGCCATGAAGAAGTTCCAAAGTCTTGACCGGCAGGCCCGGATCGAGACTAATGACACGTTCCTAGACTCTATCCACCAGAATGCTATAACTAGCATCAATTTGTACAAGGGCACAAAGGCTAATGCCAAAAAATTCAGCACATCCGGCATGGACGGACAACTAGTTATCTGGGACTTGGATTCCCTCGAGAGGTCTATTGAGGGTCTGAAAATCCAATAA